A portion of the Streptomyces erythrochromogenes genome contains these proteins:
- a CDS encoding acyl-CoA thioesterase, translating to MTQIPGELPGKPTAASRTTLSHIMTANDTNLLGTVHGGVIMKLVDDAAGAVAGRHSGGAAVTASMDEMAFLAPVRVGDLVHVKAQCNWTGRSSMEIGVRVLAERWNESTPATQVGSAYLVFTAVDSEGKPRQVPPVLPETEQDERRYQEAQIRRTHRLARRQAIMALREERAAQGFDD from the coding sequence ATGACACAGATACCGGGCGAGCTGCCCGGGAAGCCGACCGCCGCCTCCCGGACGACCCTCAGCCACATCATGACCGCCAACGACACCAACCTCCTGGGAACGGTGCACGGTGGCGTCATCATGAAGCTGGTCGACGACGCCGCCGGCGCCGTGGCGGGCCGTCACTCCGGCGGTGCGGCCGTCACCGCCTCCATGGACGAGATGGCCTTCCTCGCACCCGTGCGCGTGGGCGACCTCGTGCACGTGAAGGCACAGTGCAACTGGACCGGTCGCTCCTCCATGGAGATCGGCGTACGCGTCCTCGCCGAGCGGTGGAACGAGTCCACCCCCGCCACCCAGGTCGGCAGCGCCTACCTCGTCTTCACCGCGGTGGACTCCGAGGGCAAGCCCCGCCAGGTCCCGCCGGTGCTCCCGGAGACGGAGCAGGACGAGCGGCGCTACCAGGAGGCCCAGATCCGCCGCACCCACCGGCTCGCCCGCCGCCAGGCCATCATGGCCCTGCGCGAGGAGCGCGCCGCCCAGGGCTTCGACGACTGA
- a CDS encoding LCP family protein codes for MSPVPQPHRPIRPTGPPRPQRVRRGGGGGPARHREGRPRWGVRIAAGLSVAVLGSGAIGHAVMTGLDTGIERVDPFKDMKNRPQAGHGINFLLVGTDGREKISPEEKREYRLGGAPCRCTDTIMLVHLSADKERASVVSLPRDSYAEVPAHRDLVTGKAHKAHPVKLNAAYAEGGPNLTVRTVENMTRVKIDHYLEVDFTSFMKTVDAMGGVEICTAKTMRDPNTGLDLLPGTHRLTGGQALQYVRSRHVDGASDLGRMQRQQRFVAALIKQATGGGVLLNPVKFKELSSTLLGSVRADKGFGSEQMLALGQAMRDFTPSSSEFASVPIGSPSFRVKGIGSTVKWDEPKAAKLFEALREDRPLAPARPGRAAAGRPTAVPVDVPPAQVRIQVENGTRIDGLGGRVDSALRATGFDTTRAPGNGASRDVKRTVITYDPRWDRSARSVATALPGSELRAVAGQGRTVTVIAGADYRKVVPVRAEDPYQGAFGVVSGDQVVCGN; via the coding sequence GTGTCCCCCGTGCCCCAGCCGCACCGTCCCATCCGTCCGACCGGGCCGCCCCGGCCGCAGCGCGTGCGGCGCGGCGGCGGAGGCGGACCGGCCCGGCACCGGGAGGGGCGGCCCCGCTGGGGGGTGCGGATCGCGGCCGGGCTGTCGGTGGCGGTGCTGGGCTCCGGGGCCATCGGGCACGCCGTGATGACCGGCCTGGACACAGGGATCGAGCGGGTGGACCCGTTCAAGGACATGAAGAACCGCCCGCAGGCCGGACACGGCATCAACTTCCTGCTCGTGGGCACGGACGGCCGGGAGAAGATCAGCCCCGAGGAGAAGCGGGAGTACCGCCTGGGCGGGGCGCCCTGCCGCTGCACGGACACGATCATGCTGGTGCACCTGTCGGCGGACAAGGAGCGGGCGAGCGTCGTCAGCCTGCCCCGCGACAGCTACGCCGAGGTGCCCGCGCACCGCGACCTCGTCACCGGGAAGGCGCACAAGGCGCACCCCGTGAAACTGAACGCGGCCTACGCGGAGGGCGGGCCCAACCTCACCGTGCGGACGGTCGAGAACATGACCCGGGTGAAGATCGACCACTATCTGGAGGTCGACTTCACCAGCTTCATGAAGACGGTCGACGCGATGGGCGGGGTGGAGATCTGCACCGCCAAGACCATGCGCGACCCGAACACCGGCCTCGATCTGCTGCCCGGCACCCACCGGCTGACCGGCGGCCAGGCCCTGCAGTACGTGCGCTCGCGCCACGTCGACGGCGCCTCCGACCTCGGCCGCATGCAGCGCCAGCAGCGGTTCGTCGCCGCCCTGATCAAGCAGGCGACCGGCGGCGGAGTACTGCTGAACCCCGTCAAGTTCAAGGAGCTCAGTTCCACCCTGCTCGGCTCGGTCCGCGCCGACAAGGGCTTCGGCTCGGAGCAGATGCTGGCGCTCGGTCAGGCGATGCGGGACTTCACCCCCTCCTCCTCCGAGTTCGCCTCGGTGCCCATCGGCAGCCCCTCGTTCCGCGTCAAGGGCATCGGGTCCACCGTGAAGTGGGACGAGCCGAAGGCGGCCAAGCTCTTCGAGGCGCTGCGCGAGGACCGCCCGCTGGCCCCGGCCCGGCCCGGGAGGGCCGCCGCCGGCCGGCCCACGGCGGTGCCGGTGGACGTGCCCCCCGCGCAGGTCCGGATCCAGGTGGAGAACGGGACCCGGATCGACGGGCTGGGCGGGCGCGTCGACTCCGCGCTGCGCGCCACGGGTTTCGACACCACGCGGGCCCCGGGCAACGGCGCGAGCCGCGACGTCAAGCGCACGGTGATCACGTACGACCCGCGCTGGGACCGCTCCGCGCGGTCGGTGGCGACCGCGCTGCCCGGCAGTGAGCTGCGGGCGGTCGCGGGGCAGGGTCGGACCGTCACGGTGATCGCGGGCGCCGACTACCGCAAGGTGGTGCCGGTGCGCGCGGAGGACCCGTACCAGGGCGCCTTCGGGGTCGTCAGCGGCGACCAGGTGGTCTGCGGGAACTGA
- a CDS encoding glycosyltransferase family 2 protein, whose translation MPAQQPAVSVIMPVLDEEHYLRESVRHILEQEYAGEMEVVIALGPSTDRTDEIAAELVAEDPRVHTVPNPTGRTPAALNAAIKASRHPIVVRVDGHGMLSPNYIATAVRLLEETGAQNVGGIMHAEGENAWEEAVAAAMTSKIGVGNAPFHTGGQAGPAETVYLGVFRREALEQQGGYNEEFIRAQDWELNFRIREAGGLIWFSPELKVQYRPRRSVKALAKQYKDYGRWRHVVARYHSGSINMRYLAPPTLVCAIAAGVVVGATVTPLGFAVPAGYLAAIAAGSVPAGKGLSLKARAQIPVALATMHLSWGFGFLTSPRALANKLIASRRPAVVPGVPQV comes from the coding sequence ATGCCCGCCCAGCAGCCCGCAGTCTCGGTGATCATGCCGGTGCTCGATGAGGAGCACTACCTCCGCGAGTCCGTCCGCCACATCCTGGAACAGGAGTATGCGGGCGAGATGGAGGTGGTGATCGCACTCGGGCCGTCCACGGACCGTACCGACGAGATCGCCGCCGAACTCGTCGCCGAGGATCCCCGAGTCCATACCGTCCCGAACCCCACCGGCCGGACCCCGGCGGCGCTCAACGCCGCCATCAAGGCCTCGCGTCACCCGATCGTGGTACGCGTCGACGGCCACGGCATGCTCTCGCCGAACTACATCGCCACCGCCGTCCGCCTGCTGGAGGAGACCGGTGCGCAGAACGTCGGCGGGATCATGCACGCCGAAGGCGAGAACGCCTGGGAAGAGGCCGTCGCCGCCGCGATGACCTCCAAGATCGGCGTCGGCAACGCCCCCTTCCACACCGGCGGCCAGGCCGGCCCGGCCGAGACCGTCTACCTCGGCGTCTTCCGCCGCGAGGCGCTGGAACAGCAGGGCGGATACAACGAGGAGTTCATCCGCGCCCAGGACTGGGAGCTGAACTTCCGCATCCGCGAAGCCGGCGGACTGATCTGGTTCTCGCCCGAGCTGAAGGTCCAGTACCGCCCGCGGCGCTCCGTCAAGGCGCTGGCCAAGCAGTACAAGGACTACGGCCGGTGGCGGCACGTGGTGGCCCGCTACCACTCGGGCTCGATCAACATGCGCTACCTGGCCCCGCCGACCCTCGTCTGCGCGATCGCCGCGGGCGTGGTCGTGGGCGCGACCGTCACCCCGCTGGGCTTCGCCGTCCCGGCCGGCTACCTCGCGGCCATCGCCGCGGGTTCCGTCCCGGCGGGCAAGGGGCTGTCGTTGAAGGCCCGGGCGCAGATCCCCGTCGCCCTGGCGACCATGCACCTGTCCTGGGGCTTCGGCTTCCTGACCAGCCCGCGCGCCCTGGCGAACAAGCTCATCGCGAGCCGCCGCCCGGCCGTGGTGCCCGGCGTCCCGCAGGTCTGA
- a CDS encoding LCP family protein, with amino-acid sequence MRVRHSDVREEGASAQADGEIPGGGAGAPGTVPGPRGGSRSARRTGGARPPRRGRRRVLRWVSSVLSLLILGTAAAGYLYYRHLNGSIQTDALNLGENKLGGSKPNAFGQTPLNILLIGSDARNDAENQALGGATDTFDGPPLADVQMLLHLSADRSNMSVVSMPRDTMLMMPKCTEPGGKVHPASKGLVQTNESIQRGGPGCTVAAWSELTKIPIDHFMMIDFKGVVRMADAIGGVPVCVEQNVHSRTRDGKGSGLKLPKGTSVIQGETALQWLRTRYGFEDGTDIGRTHAQHQYMNSMAREFRKNAKLSNPVKLNSLAQAAIEAMVVDTGLNKIDKLFDLSMELKKVPPGRITMTTMPWIYSTKPGLDGRVEPKPGEAEDLFRMVREDIALDGQGSASPAASATPGAPASPSAPAQQQPTTAPTAAATAAPPAKIAVTVRNSTGGKDGTEAKVKGRASEVAALLTGKGFTKVVADTQTGAEDTSVIRYATDAQAADAAAVATALGLPAGSVQKSDQVAGIVVFVGKDWRTGGTPTPPPAAPTKAPDSAHALNGDNDQACMPIQPGFTW; translated from the coding sequence ATGCGCGTGAGGCACAGCGACGTGCGGGAGGAGGGGGCGAGCGCCCAGGCCGACGGGGAGATACCCGGCGGCGGGGCGGGCGCGCCCGGCACGGTGCCCGGCCCGCGGGGCGGTTCGAGGTCGGCCCGCAGGACCGGCGGCGCCCGCCCTCCCAGGCGGGGCCGCAGGCGCGTACTGCGCTGGGTCTCCTCCGTCCTGTCCCTGCTCATACTCGGGACGGCGGCGGCCGGCTACCTCTACTACCGGCACCTGAACGGCAGCATCCAGACGGACGCGCTGAACCTCGGCGAGAACAAACTGGGCGGTTCCAAGCCCAACGCCTTCGGGCAGACCCCGCTGAACATCCTGCTGATCGGTTCCGACGCGCGCAACGACGCGGAGAACCAGGCCCTCGGCGGGGCCACGGACACCTTCGACGGCCCGCCGCTCGCGGACGTCCAGATGCTGCTGCACCTGTCGGCGGACCGCAGCAACATGTCCGTGGTCTCGATGCCGCGCGACACGATGCTGATGATGCCCAAGTGCACCGAGCCGGGCGGCAAGGTGCACCCGGCCAGCAAGGGCCTCGTCCAGACGAACGAGTCGATCCAGCGCGGCGGACCCGGCTGCACGGTCGCCGCCTGGTCCGAGCTGACCAAGATCCCCATCGATCACTTCATGATGATCGACTTCAAGGGCGTGGTCCGGATGGCCGACGCCATCGGCGGCGTCCCGGTCTGCGTCGAGCAGAACGTGCACTCCCGCACCCGGGACGGCAAGGGCTCCGGCCTGAAGCTGCCCAAGGGCACGAGCGTCATCCAGGGCGAGACGGCCCTGCAGTGGCTGCGAACCCGCTACGGCTTCGAGGACGGCACCGACATCGGCCGCACCCACGCCCAGCACCAGTACATGAACTCGATGGCCCGGGAGTTCCGCAAGAACGCCAAGCTCAGCAACCCGGTCAAGCTCAACAGCCTGGCCCAGGCGGCGATCGAGGCCATGGTCGTGGACACCGGCCTGAACAAGATCGACAAGCTGTTCGACCTCAGCATGGAGCTGAAGAAGGTCCCGCCGGGCCGGATCACCATGACCACCATGCCGTGGATCTACAGCACCAAGCCCGGCCTGGACGGTCGTGTCGAGCCCAAGCCGGGCGAGGCCGAGGACCTGTTCAGGATGGTCCGTGAGGACATCGCCCTGGACGGCCAGGGTTCGGCCTCCCCGGCGGCCTCCGCGACCCCGGGGGCACCGGCCTCGCCGTCCGCCCCGGCCCAGCAGCAGCCGACCACGGCCCCGACGGCCGCCGCCACGGCCGCACCCCCCGCGAAGATCGCGGTCACCGTCCGCAACTCGACCGGGGGCAAGGACGGCACCGAGGCCAAGGTGAAGGGCCGCGCCAGCGAGGTCGCCGCGCTGCTGACCGGCAAGGGCTTCACCAAGGTCGTCGCCGACACCCAGACGGGCGCCGAGGACACCTCGGTGATCCGCTACGCCACCGACGCCCAGGCGGCCGACGCGGCCGCCGTGGCCACCGCCCTCGGTCTGCCCGCAGGCTCGGTGCAGAAGTCCGACCAGGTCGCCGGGATCGTCGTGTTCGTCGGCAAGGACTGGCGGACCGGCGGCACGCCGACCCCGCCGCCGGCCGCCCCGACCAAGGCGCCGGACTCCGCCCACGCGCTCAACGGCGACAACGACCAGGCCTGCATGCCGATCCAGCCCGGCTTCACCTGGTAG
- a CDS encoding LCP family protein: MDAQSRGRAEEIDPADQWVLNPRTGHYELQLNDSAARERPKVAAPRRSSAAPAAPTAPSPGVPGPRRGDAPPGGRRGGRSRKGGGGGGRRKKALLITSGTLALLLVGGAAAAYLYYDHLNGNLSVTDIAGAGTGGFKKDQAINILVIGTDKRSGAGNEGYGDKDSVGHADTTILFHIAKDRSNATALSIPRDLITTIPDCPTKQPDGTTKTVRGAKGVRFNTSLGQEGRDAGCTMRTVKELTGIEVDNFMMVDFNAVKTLSTAVGGVPVCLEKAVDDEDSKLKLPQGEHRLEGEQALAFVRTRHAFGNESDLDRIKTQQQFLGSMMREMKSKETLTSPKKFFSLAEAATKSLTVDQGLGSIDKLTDLAGELKDIDLKNITFTTLPVLDNPAEKVKATVVVDQRLADPLLQMIRGDVSLTEVEKKEQAAKEAADADAKAKQDALLQGNRAPAGDVRVAVYNGGGPKGAASTTLGWLQNTKGMSKASNQGNAPSKVDATQLEYAPNQADQARALADALGLPVTALKMGTTDAAAKAPMKLTLGPDFQKPGTPLAPPVPQELPKDVQQAQADKAVCAK, encoded by the coding sequence GTGGATGCGCAAAGCCGTGGGCGGGCGGAAGAGATCGACCCCGCAGACCAGTGGGTGCTCAATCCCCGCACCGGCCACTACGAGCTGCAATTGAACGACTCCGCAGCGCGAGAGCGGCCCAAGGTCGCCGCGCCCCGCAGATCTTCGGCGGCACCCGCAGCTCCCACCGCACCCTCCCCCGGCGTGCCGGGGCCCCGCCGCGGCGACGCCCCGCCCGGGGGCCGCAGGGGCGGCCGCTCGCGCAAGGGCGGCGGCGGTGGCGGACGCCGCAAGAAGGCCCTGCTGATCACCAGCGGGACGCTGGCACTCCTGCTGGTCGGCGGCGCCGCGGCGGCGTACCTCTACTACGACCACCTGAACGGCAACCTCAGCGTCACCGACATCGCGGGCGCGGGCACCGGCGGGTTCAAGAAGGACCAGGCCATCAACATCCTGGTCATCGGCACCGACAAGCGCAGCGGTGCGGGCAACGAGGGCTACGGCGACAAGGACAGCGTCGGCCACGCCGACACCACGATCCTGTTCCACATCGCCAAGGACCGCTCCAACGCCACCGCGCTGTCCATCCCCCGCGACCTGATCACCACCATCCCGGACTGCCCGACGAAGCAGCCGGACGGCACCACGAAGACGGTCCGCGGCGCGAAGGGCGTGCGCTTCAACACCAGCCTGGGCCAGGAGGGCCGCGACGCGGGCTGCACCATGCGCACGGTGAAGGAGCTCACCGGCATAGAGGTCGACAACTTCATGATGGTCGACTTCAACGCGGTGAAGACCCTCAGCACCGCGGTCGGCGGCGTGCCCGTGTGCCTGGAGAAGGCCGTCGACGACGAGGACTCCAAGCTCAAGCTCCCCCAGGGCGAGCACCGGCTGGAGGGCGAGCAGGCGCTGGCCTTCGTACGCACCCGGCACGCCTTCGGCAACGAGAGCGACCTGGACCGCATCAAGACCCAGCAGCAGTTCCTGGGTTCGATGATGCGCGAGATGAAGTCCAAGGAGACGCTGACCAGTCCGAAGAAGTTCTTCTCGCTCGCCGAGGCGGCCACCAAGTCGCTGACGGTGGACCAGGGCCTGGGCTCCATCGACAAACTCACCGACCTCGCGGGCGAGTTGAAGGACATCGACCTCAAGAACATCACCTTCACCACCCTGCCGGTGCTCGACAACCCGGCCGAGAAGGTCAAGGCGACCGTCGTGGTCGACCAGCGGCTGGCCGACCCGTTGTTGCAGATGATCCGGGGGGACGTCTCGCTCACGGAGGTCGAGAAGAAGGAGCAGGCCGCGAAGGAGGCGGCCGACGCCGACGCGAAGGCCAAGCAGGACGCGCTGCTCCAGGGCAACCGGGCACCCGCTGGGGACGTACGGGTGGCCGTCTACAACGGCGGCGGGCCCAAGGGCGCCGCCTCCACCACGCTGGGCTGGCTGCAGAACACCAAGGGGATGTCCAAGGCCAGCAACCAGGGCAACGCACCGTCGAAGGTGGACGCCACCCAGCTGGAGTACGCGCCCAACCAGGCCGACCAGGCCCGTGCGCTGGCGGACGCCCTGGGGCTGCCGGTCACCGCGCTGAAGATGGGGACGACGGACGCGGCGGCGAAGGCCCCGATGAAGCTGACTCTGGGTCCGGACTTCCAGAAGCCGGGCACCCCGCTGGCGCCGCCGGTGCCGCAGGAGCTGCCCAAGGACGTCCAGCAGGCCCAGGCCGACAAGGCCGTCTGCGCCAAGTAG
- a CDS encoding LCP family protein codes for MTDSSGIPGGSDAAGGERRPPRDRRRRLLRWIGLGLTLLVLVGAATGWWLYNKLDGNITEDTSAAAELERYERERPAHLATGAQNILLIGSDSRSGKGNAGYGEDKGTQRSDTTILLHLPQDRRSATAVSIPRDLMTEIPSCLQPDGSRTGASFAQFNWAFEWGGAACTIRTVEKLTGIRIDHHMVIDFSGFKRMVDAVGGVEVCLKQPIDDVQAKLKLPGGRQTLRGEQALGFVRARHSLGNGSDTERMERQQQFLGSLVKKVQSNGVLLNPTRLYPLLDAATSSLTTDPGLASLRNMYELVRGVRGIPTHRITFLTVPRRPYAPNPNRDELVEPDAERLFQQLREDEPVTVTPPEATPSAAARAPGTAAPTPAATTTAAVPEGNSAGEGTSTPSAPIPTFTGTTAGNTGCR; via the coding sequence GTGACGGACAGCTCAGGCATACCGGGCGGCAGCGATGCGGCCGGAGGCGAACGACGGCCTCCGCGGGACCGCAGGCGCAGGCTGCTGCGCTGGATCGGTCTCGGGCTGACCCTGCTGGTCCTGGTGGGGGCGGCCACCGGCTGGTGGCTCTACAACAAGCTCGACGGGAACATCACCGAGGACACCTCCGCCGCGGCCGAGCTGGAGCGCTACGAGCGCGAACGCCCGGCGCACCTCGCCACGGGCGCCCAGAACATCCTGCTGATCGGCTCCGACTCGCGCTCCGGCAAGGGCAACGCCGGCTACGGGGAGGACAAGGGCACCCAGCGCTCGGACACCACGATCCTGCTGCACCTGCCGCAGGACCGCAGGAGCGCGACGGCGGTGTCGATACCCCGGGACCTGATGACGGAGATCCCCTCCTGCCTGCAGCCCGACGGGTCCCGCACGGGCGCCTCCTTCGCCCAGTTCAACTGGGCGTTCGAGTGGGGCGGGGCCGCCTGCACGATCCGGACCGTGGAGAAGCTCACGGGCATCCGGATCGACCACCACATGGTCATCGACTTCAGCGGGTTCAAGCGGATGGTCGACGCCGTCGGCGGGGTGGAGGTGTGCCTCAAGCAGCCCATCGACGACGTGCAGGCCAAGCTGAAGCTGCCCGGCGGCCGGCAGACCCTCCGGGGCGAGCAGGCGCTGGGGTTCGTCCGCGCCCGGCACAGCCTGGGCAACGGCAGCGACACCGAACGGATGGAACGCCAGCAGCAGTTCCTCGGATCCCTCGTCAAGAAGGTGCAGAGCAACGGCGTCCTGCTGAACCCGACACGCCTGTACCCGCTGCTGGACGCCGCCACCTCCTCGCTGACCACCGACCCCGGACTGGCGTCGCTGCGCAACATGTACGAACTCGTAAGGGGCGTACGGGGCATACCGACCCATCGCATCACGTTCCTGACCGTGCCGCGCCGGCCCTACGCACCCAACCCCAACCGGGACGAGTTGGTGGAACCGGACGCAGAGCGGCTGTTCCAGCAGCTGCGGGAGGACGAACCGGTGACGGTGACCCCGCCGGAGGCGACGCCTTCTGCGGCGGCGCGGGCCCCCGGGACGGCCGCCCCGACCCCGGCCGCGACCACCACTGCCGCTGTTCCGGAAGGGAATTCGGCCGGTGAGGGAACCTCGACCCCCTCCGCGCCCATCCCTACCTTCACAGGAACGACCGCAGGGAACACCGGGTGCCGGTAA
- a CDS encoding TIGR03089 family protein codes for MNAIDRTPADLLRSALAADPGRPLVTFYDDATGERVELSVATFANWVAKTANLLQGDLGAEPGDRLALLLPAHWQSAVWLLACDSVGVVASVGGHPGDADLVVSGPDTLEQALECDGERVALALRPLGGRFPQPPAGFADYAVEVPGQGDRFAPFVPVQPEGPALIVGGEELSHTALVTRAREDAAKLGLGEGARVLTGLGYDTWEGLSAGLYAALAAGASVVLCRNLDRLSPEALAQRTESERVTHTV; via the coding sequence GTGAACGCCATTGACCGCACCCCTGCCGACCTGCTGCGATCCGCGCTCGCCGCCGATCCGGGCCGCCCGCTCGTCACCTTCTACGACGACGCCACCGGCGAACGCGTCGAATTGTCCGTCGCGACCTTCGCCAATTGGGTGGCCAAGACCGCGAACCTGCTCCAGGGCGACCTGGGCGCCGAGCCCGGGGACCGGCTCGCGCTGCTGCTCCCGGCGCACTGGCAGAGCGCCGTGTGGCTGCTGGCCTGCGACTCGGTCGGGGTCGTGGCCTCGGTGGGCGGGCACCCGGGCGACGCCGACCTCGTCGTCAGCGGTCCGGACACGCTGGAGCAGGCGCTGGAGTGCGACGGCGAGCGCGTGGCGCTGGCCCTGCGGCCGCTGGGCGGGCGCTTCCCGCAGCCCCCGGCCGGTTTCGCCGACTACGCGGTGGAGGTGCCGGGGCAGGGTGACCGCTTCGCCCCCTTCGTCCCGGTGCAGCCCGAAGGTCCCGCTCTGATCGTCGGCGGCGAGGAGCTCTCGCACACGGCGCTGGTCACCCGGGCCCGCGAGGACGCGGCGAAGCTCGGCCTCGGCGAGGGGGCGCGGGTGCTGACCGGGCTGGGCTACGACACCTGGGAGGGGCTGTCCGCCGGGCTGTACGCCGCGCTGGCCGCGGGGGCGTCCGTGGTGCTCTGCCGGAACCTGGACCGGCTGTCACCGGAGGCGCTGGCCCAGCGGACCGAGAGCGAGCGCGTCACCCACACGGTCTGA
- a CDS encoding peptidoglycan recognition protein family protein: MRGFLASSIGVATAAVLALPLALPTPALAETVPVTPAGSTQSLPLVPLGPAADRTPGVPGMSASPRGSETQGLAAREVKTFSMVGVVWDDATTQLNGSVQVRTRSVRTATWSDWQDVEVHNSEHAADPDAVERDSGRVRGATAPLWVGESDGVEVRVQAELDAPTTRAGSRLPSGMRIELVDPGAAAPAGSSDGKNSGPADDKGEMVAPGLTMEMAEASAANVPHAALGANEIIELDKADSTADAVFASEGELTAAAAPYIGPRPRIVTRKGWGADESLREKAFAYTNTVKAAFVHHSASGNNYACKDAPAVLRSLYRYHVVSSGWRDFGYNFAVDKCGTVYEGRAGGVSKPVLGAHTMGFNTDSMGVAVLGTFTNSAPPAAAVDAVARLTAWKLGLFGRDPRAKATLKSGGGNRYPKGRNVSMNVISGHRDGFATECPGKQLYGKLPTTRTSSAKLQGRP; encoded by the coding sequence ATGCGTGGATTCCTTGCTTCCTCGATCGGCGTCGCGACGGCCGCCGTACTGGCCCTGCCCCTCGCGCTCCCGACTCCAGCACTCGCCGAAACCGTCCCCGTGACCCCGGCCGGGTCCACCCAGTCGCTGCCGCTCGTTCCCCTCGGGCCCGCGGCGGACCGCACCCCCGGCGTCCCCGGAATGAGCGCCTCGCCCCGCGGTTCCGAGACGCAGGGCCTGGCCGCCCGTGAGGTCAAGACGTTCTCCATGGTCGGTGTCGTCTGGGACGACGCCACCACCCAGCTCAACGGCAGCGTCCAGGTCCGTACCCGCTCCGTCCGCACCGCCACCTGGTCCGACTGGCAGGACGTCGAGGTCCACAACAGCGAGCACGCGGCCGACCCCGACGCGGTGGAGCGCGACTCCGGCCGGGTCCGCGGCGCCACCGCCCCGCTGTGGGTCGGCGAGTCCGACGGCGTGGAGGTCCGCGTCCAGGCGGAACTGGACGCCCCGACCACCCGCGCGGGCTCCCGGCTGCCCTCGGGCATGCGCATCGAACTCGTCGACCCGGGCGCGGCGGCCCCGGCGGGGTCCTCGGACGGCAAGAACAGCGGCCCGGCCGACGACAAGGGCGAGATGGTCGCGCCCGGCCTGACCATGGAGATGGCCGAGGCCTCCGCGGCGAACGTGCCGCACGCCGCGCTCGGCGCGAACGAGATCATCGAGCTGGACAAGGCCGACTCCACCGCCGACGCCGTCTTCGCCAGCGAGGGCGAACTCACCGCGGCGGCGGCCCCGTACATCGGCCCGCGCCCGCGGATCGTCACCCGCAAGGGCTGGGGCGCGGACGAGTCCCTGCGCGAGAAGGCCTTCGCCTACACCAACACCGTGAAGGCGGCGTTCGTCCACCACAGCGCCTCCGGCAACAACTACGCCTGCAAGGACGCCCCGGCGGTGCTGCGCAGCCTGTACCGCTACCACGTGGTCAGCAGCGGCTGGCGCGACTTCGGCTACAACTTCGCCGTCGACAAGTGCGGCACGGTCTACGAGGGCCGCGCGGGCGGCGTCTCCAAGCCGGTCCTCGGCGCCCACACCATGGGCTTCAACACGGACAGCATGGGCGTGGCGGTGCTCGGCACCTTCACGAACTCGGCGCCCCCGGCCGCCGCCGTCGACGCGGTCGCCCGCCTCACCGCCTGGAAGCTCGGCCTCTTCGGCCGGGACCCGCGCGCGAAGGCCACCCTCAAGTCGGGCGGCGGCAACCGCTACCCCAAGGGCAGGAACGTCTCGATGAACGTCATCTCGGGCCACCGGGACGGCTTCGCGACGGAGTGCCCCGGCAAGCAGCTGTACGGCAAGCTCCCGACGACCCGCACCTCCTCGGCCAAGCTCCAGGGCCGCCCGTAG